Proteins encoded by one window of Lasioglossum baleicum chromosome 4, iyLasBale1, whole genome shotgun sequence:
- the LOC143207668 gene encoding uncharacterized protein LOC143207668 isoform X1: MDLNFPDFLVNDPVHNDNLNPADLTQDYLLLKKKICKTHEVIKQYNDKLKECERMKSDLDSVTKQAKKVTCSYNTTLAKIIKLEIQNTEYKKNINTLTTQVNDHKVQAAADQQYIQQLICKIKDVENQSIDKIMQYDLKNSSSEMKIKELEAELKTIKKTYETKIKKMEKKSPVENNNCHSSKDIITKNVATNTCGNSNNVITKNIATNTTSNQIRNIGTTTILTKDDIMKQSQVSDKCVMTDEFYSVNDMYPIFCAKCEVHIEPTPVDKICKVMTESCPKLLEKILSPIKKPVSVRSVSDVTNGYRKAENLTALPKTPPPHLHTEITRSAFTSPNFPAPMPLNHIDHCHNFSQPPNLFNQSASFIRSTPIRASLANTTTASQTDRCEGETIDASSQSSISSLENRMDKLAKKLRKKMKKLKSQESSSCCQHSHPTPPHMFDMNSTMQFNFMELWKRMTDMHQFKEKEPVVVYKPRNKTRKESTLSRPKPTKRLRSTYCKHNSWEVEPVSKKAKKSSARKRSKKHKHRHSMLLKKSDVSIENSEHMEELANDSDWNSYDNLFDTTLANEDVSNKQNDSSCEETMNETCNDVMKPLTHSSGHSTDVDEPETVDRAKNCSKSMSGETDSGIHSDSVESSKLVQYEPDLDSCFVSKTRGNSRNKVAVKSASSFAGNFKSNRSRSTEKSPTNEDDKPNSVLPSFLREEPETPETSEELEISETTSKNVTVTRKRKIGELEEPKHRLELMRKLRNLRKKPVKNQTFPKLNITEEAAYCESRKEDEKKQLEQEAETVEKDYVPKKKKSRIAHTPKVAKKENISLNSCAQARTSLIKNLEDKTVKPQTTIVNRTEADPSIADEAIVTEETPVQTIAKEDSEKLADKSSSEAVEDASPLSPDPDSLDKMPGEERSEQPKDIPVEPVFDIFALIEQSAESRKGLEINLPCRKKSLTEIGNGTNDISALEKSEQREKGLEINLPTRNGPVIGTDNTTNDISTLIISTDDAFTSSLQSEQTRKGFEINFPVRKKPVTDSDKIKNESNDELRTNGSDQLKEWTKSVSCQENDSLLMVEEVVEDNKPFDSKGPWVLREYKAKEMNYYRDIKLNSHTPVEILERLNKENTFKSLHSKKKFKNLEAVRATTDKFVTEQLQRLVDSEWKSDVHQDVLEKLRTTCTPRIMAKNIVDFLSNEGENQQSLDKTHTPPAPLMTKSQQRITALLVDLEKEFLMIMELVQSGIEFKIFRFNQKLCRYIVVSLARMYTVLARVQKDRERVRIFCCDALYCLGLNATIVLYTVFTSWPEVLPSNDITQEYLPKCIAHLILSMTAVDYPKLSALKSLVRIYYKYPSGTLSKDMIVDLLNAFEEKCQGEVMAAIMLLAKKEGTEWTYKNIVKPVLLPMIINNKCFSEYKAFCLLGTLMRPFPIEDDKEVGGIVEQLSGLCDSDAVSDEQQEGVMSALMSLSRHKFNEALSHLLKWTPNSPLRDRTVDQICGVYNQRKPTFWAKCISNYKKRRT; this comes from the exons ATGGATCTGAATTTTCCGGATTTCTTGGTGAACGATCCCGTTCAT AACGATAACCTCAATCCGGCAGACTTAACGCAGGATTATTTGTTACTGAAAAAGAAGATCTGCAAGACTCA CGAGGTAATTAAACAGTACAACGATAAACTCAAGGAGTGCGAGCGCATGAAGTCTGATTTGGATTCGGTGACTAAACAAGCAAAGAAAGTCACTTGCAGTTACAACACCACGTTGGCTAAGATTATCAAGTTAGAAATT caaaatacaGAGTACAAAAAGAATATCAATACACTGACGACGCAAGTAAACGACCACAAAGTACAAGCTGCTGCCGACCAGCAGTATATACAGCAACTAATATGCAAGATAAAGGATGTGGAAAATCAGAGTATCGATAAAATAATGCAGTACGACTTGAAAAATTCCTCTTCCGAAA TGAAGATCAAAGAACTCGAGGCAGAATTAAAAACGATAAAGAAGACCTACGAAACAAAGATTAAAAAGATGGAAAAGAAATCTCCTGTAGAAAATAACAACTGTCATAGTAGTAAAGATATTATCACTAAGAACGTTGCTACCAACACGTGTGGTAATAGCAACAATGTTATCACTAAGAATATTGCTACCAATACTACCAGCAATC AAATAAGAAACATTGGAACGACTACAATACTTACCAAGGATGACATAATGAAACAGTCACAAGTCTCGGACAAATGTGTAATGACGGATGAATTTTATAGTGTAAACGATATGTACCCTATATTTTGTGCCAAATGCGAAGTCCACATAGAACCCACACCTGTCGACAAAATCTGCAAGGTTATGACGGAGTCGTGTCCAAAGTTGCTAGAAAAGATCTTGTCTCCTATAAAAAAACCTGTGTCAGTACGATCAG TTTCAGACGTGACCAATGGATACAGAAAAGCCGAGAATCTAACAGCCTTACCAAAAACTCCCCCACCGCATCTCCACACGGAGATCACCCGTTCCGCATTTACTTCTCCGAATTTTCCAGCACCGATGCCGTTAAATCACATAGATCATTGTCACAATTTCTCCCAACCGCCTAATTTGTTCAATCAGAGCGCCTCTTTCATTAGATCAACGCCGATCCGCGCCTCATTGGCGAACACAACCACGGCTAGTCAAACAGATCGCTGCGAGGGCGAAACGATAGACGCATCTTCGCAGTCGTCGATTTCCTCGCTGGAAAACCGGATGGACAAGCTAGCGAAGAAGCTGCGGAAGAAAATGAAGAAGCTGAAATCGCAGGAGAGTAGTAGCTGTTGTCAGCACAGTCATCCTACTCCGCCCCACATGTTTGACATGAACAGCACGATGCAATTTAATTTCATGGAGCTGTGGAAGAGGATGACAGACATGCATCAATTCAAGGAGAAGGAGCCGGTGGTTGTGTACAAGCCTAGAAATAAGACTAGGAAAGAATCGACGTTATCCCGACCGAAACCCACGAAAAGATTGCGAAGCACGTATTGCAAGCATAATTCATGGGAAGTGGAACCGGTTTCGAAGAAAGCGAAGAAGAGCTCTGCTAGAAAGAGGTCTAAGAAACACAAGCACAGGCATTCTATGCTTCTTAAGAAATCCGACGTCTCAATAGAAAACTCGGAACATATGGAAGAACTGGCCAACGACTCGGATTGGAACTCGTACGATAATTTGTTCGATACCACTCTTGCTAATGAGGATGTTAGTAATAAACAGAATGATTCATCGTGCGAGGAAACGATGAACGAGACGTGTAACGATGTTATGAAACCGTTAACGCATTCTTCCGGTCATTCTACGGACGTGGACGAACCGGAGACTGTAGACAGGGCGAAGAACTGTAGCAAATCGATGAGTGGCGAGACCGACTCGGGGATACACTCAGACTCGGTCGAGTCTAGCAAGCTGGTTCAATACGAGCCGGATTTGGACTCGTGTTTCGTTTCAAAGACGCGTGGAAATTCTAGAAACAAGGTCGCCGTGAAAAGCGCGTCGAGCTTTGCTGGAAACTTTAAATCGAATCGGTCTCGCTCCACTGAGAAGTCCCCTACGAATGAGGATGATAAACCTAATTCGGTACTTCCATCATTTCTGCGAGAGGAACCGGAAACGCCGGAAACAAGCGAAGAGCTCGAAATTTCGGAAACCACTTCTAAGAACGTCACTGTTACGAGGAAGAGAAAGATTGGAGAGCTCGAGGAGCCGAAGCATCGTttggaattgatgaggaaactTCGGAACTTGAGAAAGAAGCCTGTAAAGAATCAGACGTTCCCGAAGCTGAACATCACGGAAGAAGCAGCGTACTGTGAGAGTCGGAAAGAAGATGAGAAGAAGCAACTGGAACAGGAGGCCGAAACAGTTGAGAAGGATTATGTTCCTAAGAAGAAGAAATCTAGGATAGCCCATACACCCAAGGTCGCGAAGAAAGAAAACATTTCCTTGAACAGTTGTGCACAGGCTAGAACTTCCTTAATTAAAAATCTTGAGGATAAAACCGTGAAACCTCAGACCACTATCGTAAATAGAACAGAGGCCGATCCTAGCATAGCGGACGAGGCCATCGTGACAGAAGAAACACCTGTTCAGACAATAGCGAAAGAGGATAGTGAAAAATTAGCAGATAAAAGTAGCAGCGAAGCTGTGGAAGATGCGAGTCCGTTGAGTCCGGATCCTGATTCACTCGATAAAATGCCTGGTGAAGAGAGAAGTGAACAACCGAAAGATATCCCCGTTGAGCCCGTTTTTGATATCTTTGCATTGATCGAGCAATCTGCGGAATCAAGAAAAGGACTCGAAATTAATTTGCCATGTCGTAAAAAGTCGCTCACTGAGATTGGTAATGGTACGAACGATATTTCTGCATTAGAGAAATCTGAGCAAAGAGAAAAAGGACTCGAAATTAATTTGCCAACTCGTAACGGGCCAGTTATCGGGACCGATAATACTACAAACGACATTTCTACGTTAATAATTTCTACAGACGATGCCTTTACATCAAGTCTGCAATCTGAACAAACAAGAAAAggatttgaaattaattttccagttCGTAAAAAACCAGTTACTGACTCTGACAAAATTAAAAACGAGTCTAATGACGAACTGAGGACTAATGGAAGTGATCAGCTCAAAGAATGGACAAAATCGGTGTCTTGCCAGGAGAATGATAGCCTCCTTATGGTCGAAGAAGTTGTAGAAGATAATAAGCCATTCGATTCTAAAGGTCCTTGGGTACTTAGAGAATACAAAGCGAAGGAAATGAACTACTATAGGGACATCAAATTGAATTCTCATACTCCGGTTGAGATTCTGGAACGACTCAACAAAGAGAATACGTTCAAAAGTCTACACAGTaagaagaaatttaaaaatttggaaGCTGTCCGCGCGACAACAG ATAAATTTGTAACGGAACAACTGCAGAGGCTTGTAGATAGTGAATGGAAGAGTGATGTGCATCAGGACGTGCTCGAGAAATTGAGAACGACATGTACGCCCCGAATCATGGCAAA AAATATCGTAGACTTTTTAAGCAACGAAGGAGAGAACCAACAGAGCTTGGATAAAACCCACACACCGCCTGCGCCTTTGATGACGAAATCGCAGCAAAGGATCACGGCGCTATTGGTCGACTTGGAGAAAGAATTTCTGATGATCATGGAACTAGTTCAAAGCGGCATCGAGTTTAAAATATTTAGGTTCAACCAGAAACTATGT AGATACATTGTGGTGTCGCTTGCTAGGATGTACACGGTTCTAGCACGCGTTCagaaagacagagaaagagTAAGGATATTCTGTTGCGATGCGCTTTATTGTTTAGGGCTTAATGCAACCATTGTTTTGTACACAGTATTCACTTCTTGGCCAGAGGTATTGCCATCTAACGATATCACTCAAG AATATTTGCCAAAATGTATCGCGCATCTTATCCTGTCGATGACCGCCGTCGACTATCCTAAGTTGAGCGCATTGAAGAGCTTGGTGAGGATATATTACAAGTATCCATCGGGAACATTGTCCAAGGATATGATAGTCGACTTGTTGAATGCTTTTGAAG AAAAATGTCAGGGCGAAGTAATGGCCGCCATCATGCTCTTAGCAAAGAAGGAGGGCACGGAGTGGACGTACAAAAATATCGTTAAGCCTGTCTTGTTGCCCATGATAATTAACAACAAATGCTTCAGCGAGTACAAAGCATTCTGCCTTCTCG GGACTCTGATGCGCCCGTTCCCTATAGAAGACGACAAGGAAGTGGGCGGTATCGTCGAGCAACTAAGCGGCTTATGCGATTCCGATGCAG TATCGGACGAGCAACAAGAGGGTGTGATGTCGGCGTTAATGAGTTTGTCAAGGCACAAATTCAATGAGGCGCTGTCGCACCTGCTGAAATGGACTCCTAATTCACCGCTTCGTGATCGAACCGTGGATCAGATCTGTGGAGTATACAATCAACGTAAACCAACTTTCTGGGCGAAATGTATCAGCAATTATAAAAAGAGGCGAACGTAA
- the LOC143207668 gene encoding uncharacterized protein LOC143207668 isoform X3: MDLNFPDFLVNDPVHNDNLNPADLTQDYLLLKKKICKTHEVIKQYNDKLKECERMKSDLDSVTKQAKKVTCSYNTTLAKIIKLEIQNTEYKKNINTLTTQVNDHKVQAAADQQYIQQLICKIKDVENQSIDKIMQYDLKNSSSEMKIKELEAELKTIKKTYETKIKKMEKKSPVENNNCHSSKDIITKNVATNTCGNSNNVITKNIATNTTSNQIRNIGTTTILTKDDIMKQSQVSDKCVMTDEFYSVNDMYPIFCAKCEVHIEPTPVDKICKVMTESCPKLLEKILSPIKKPVSVRSVSDVTNGYRKAENLTALPKTPPPHLHTEITRSAFTSPNFPAPMPLNHIDHCHNFSQPPNLFNQSASFIRSTPIRASLANTTTASQTDRCEGETIDASSQSSISSLENRMDKLAKKLRKKMKKLKSQESSSCCQHSHPTPPHMFDMNSTMQFNFMELWKRMTDMHQFKEKEPVVVYKPRNKTRKESTLSRPKPTKRLRSTYCKHNSWEVEPVSKKAKKSSARKRSKKHKHRHSMLLKKSDVSIENSEHMEELANDSDWNSYDNLFDTTLANEDVSNKQNDSSCEETMNETCNDVMKPLTHSSGHSTDVDEPETVDRAKNCSKSMSGETDSGIHSDSVESSKLVQYEPDLDSCFVSKTRGNSRNKVAVKSASSFAGNFKSNRSRSTEKSPTNEDDKPNSVLPSFLREEPETPETSEELEISETTSKNVTVTRKRKIGELEEPKHRLELMRKLRNLRKKPVKNQTFPKLNITEEAAYCESRKEDEKKQLEQEAETVEKDYVPKKKKSRIAHTPKVAKKENISLNSCAQARTSLIKNLEDKTVKPQTTIVNRTEADPSIADEAIVTEETPVQTIAKEDSEKLADKSSSEAVEDASPLSPDPDSLDKMPGEERSEQPKDIPVEPVFDIFALIEQSAESRKGLEINLPCRKKSLTEIGNGTNDISALEKSEQREKGLEINLPTRNGPVIGTDNTTNDISTLIISTDDAFTSSLQSEQTRKGFEINFPVRKKPVTDSDKIKNESNDELRTNGSDQLKEWTKSVSCQENDSLLMVEEVVEDNKPFDSKGPWVLREYKAKEMNYYRDIKLNSHTPVEILERLNKENTFKSLHSKKKFKNLEAVRATTDKFVTEQLQRLVDSEWKSDVHQDVLEKLRTTCTPRIMAKNIVDFLSNEGENQQSLDKTHTPPAPLMTKSQQRITALLVDLEKEFLMIMELVQSGIEFKIFRFNQKLCRYIVVSLARMYTVLARVQKDRERYSLLGQRYCHLTISLKNICQNVSRILSCR, translated from the exons ATGGATCTGAATTTTCCGGATTTCTTGGTGAACGATCCCGTTCAT AACGATAACCTCAATCCGGCAGACTTAACGCAGGATTATTTGTTACTGAAAAAGAAGATCTGCAAGACTCA CGAGGTAATTAAACAGTACAACGATAAACTCAAGGAGTGCGAGCGCATGAAGTCTGATTTGGATTCGGTGACTAAACAAGCAAAGAAAGTCACTTGCAGTTACAACACCACGTTGGCTAAGATTATCAAGTTAGAAATT caaaatacaGAGTACAAAAAGAATATCAATACACTGACGACGCAAGTAAACGACCACAAAGTACAAGCTGCTGCCGACCAGCAGTATATACAGCAACTAATATGCAAGATAAAGGATGTGGAAAATCAGAGTATCGATAAAATAATGCAGTACGACTTGAAAAATTCCTCTTCCGAAA TGAAGATCAAAGAACTCGAGGCAGAATTAAAAACGATAAAGAAGACCTACGAAACAAAGATTAAAAAGATGGAAAAGAAATCTCCTGTAGAAAATAACAACTGTCATAGTAGTAAAGATATTATCACTAAGAACGTTGCTACCAACACGTGTGGTAATAGCAACAATGTTATCACTAAGAATATTGCTACCAATACTACCAGCAATC AAATAAGAAACATTGGAACGACTACAATACTTACCAAGGATGACATAATGAAACAGTCACAAGTCTCGGACAAATGTGTAATGACGGATGAATTTTATAGTGTAAACGATATGTACCCTATATTTTGTGCCAAATGCGAAGTCCACATAGAACCCACACCTGTCGACAAAATCTGCAAGGTTATGACGGAGTCGTGTCCAAAGTTGCTAGAAAAGATCTTGTCTCCTATAAAAAAACCTGTGTCAGTACGATCAG TTTCAGACGTGACCAATGGATACAGAAAAGCCGAGAATCTAACAGCCTTACCAAAAACTCCCCCACCGCATCTCCACACGGAGATCACCCGTTCCGCATTTACTTCTCCGAATTTTCCAGCACCGATGCCGTTAAATCACATAGATCATTGTCACAATTTCTCCCAACCGCCTAATTTGTTCAATCAGAGCGCCTCTTTCATTAGATCAACGCCGATCCGCGCCTCATTGGCGAACACAACCACGGCTAGTCAAACAGATCGCTGCGAGGGCGAAACGATAGACGCATCTTCGCAGTCGTCGATTTCCTCGCTGGAAAACCGGATGGACAAGCTAGCGAAGAAGCTGCGGAAGAAAATGAAGAAGCTGAAATCGCAGGAGAGTAGTAGCTGTTGTCAGCACAGTCATCCTACTCCGCCCCACATGTTTGACATGAACAGCACGATGCAATTTAATTTCATGGAGCTGTGGAAGAGGATGACAGACATGCATCAATTCAAGGAGAAGGAGCCGGTGGTTGTGTACAAGCCTAGAAATAAGACTAGGAAAGAATCGACGTTATCCCGACCGAAACCCACGAAAAGATTGCGAAGCACGTATTGCAAGCATAATTCATGGGAAGTGGAACCGGTTTCGAAGAAAGCGAAGAAGAGCTCTGCTAGAAAGAGGTCTAAGAAACACAAGCACAGGCATTCTATGCTTCTTAAGAAATCCGACGTCTCAATAGAAAACTCGGAACATATGGAAGAACTGGCCAACGACTCGGATTGGAACTCGTACGATAATTTGTTCGATACCACTCTTGCTAATGAGGATGTTAGTAATAAACAGAATGATTCATCGTGCGAGGAAACGATGAACGAGACGTGTAACGATGTTATGAAACCGTTAACGCATTCTTCCGGTCATTCTACGGACGTGGACGAACCGGAGACTGTAGACAGGGCGAAGAACTGTAGCAAATCGATGAGTGGCGAGACCGACTCGGGGATACACTCAGACTCGGTCGAGTCTAGCAAGCTGGTTCAATACGAGCCGGATTTGGACTCGTGTTTCGTTTCAAAGACGCGTGGAAATTCTAGAAACAAGGTCGCCGTGAAAAGCGCGTCGAGCTTTGCTGGAAACTTTAAATCGAATCGGTCTCGCTCCACTGAGAAGTCCCCTACGAATGAGGATGATAAACCTAATTCGGTACTTCCATCATTTCTGCGAGAGGAACCGGAAACGCCGGAAACAAGCGAAGAGCTCGAAATTTCGGAAACCACTTCTAAGAACGTCACTGTTACGAGGAAGAGAAAGATTGGAGAGCTCGAGGAGCCGAAGCATCGTttggaattgatgaggaaactTCGGAACTTGAGAAAGAAGCCTGTAAAGAATCAGACGTTCCCGAAGCTGAACATCACGGAAGAAGCAGCGTACTGTGAGAGTCGGAAAGAAGATGAGAAGAAGCAACTGGAACAGGAGGCCGAAACAGTTGAGAAGGATTATGTTCCTAAGAAGAAGAAATCTAGGATAGCCCATACACCCAAGGTCGCGAAGAAAGAAAACATTTCCTTGAACAGTTGTGCACAGGCTAGAACTTCCTTAATTAAAAATCTTGAGGATAAAACCGTGAAACCTCAGACCACTATCGTAAATAGAACAGAGGCCGATCCTAGCATAGCGGACGAGGCCATCGTGACAGAAGAAACACCTGTTCAGACAATAGCGAAAGAGGATAGTGAAAAATTAGCAGATAAAAGTAGCAGCGAAGCTGTGGAAGATGCGAGTCCGTTGAGTCCGGATCCTGATTCACTCGATAAAATGCCTGGTGAAGAGAGAAGTGAACAACCGAAAGATATCCCCGTTGAGCCCGTTTTTGATATCTTTGCATTGATCGAGCAATCTGCGGAATCAAGAAAAGGACTCGAAATTAATTTGCCATGTCGTAAAAAGTCGCTCACTGAGATTGGTAATGGTACGAACGATATTTCTGCATTAGAGAAATCTGAGCAAAGAGAAAAAGGACTCGAAATTAATTTGCCAACTCGTAACGGGCCAGTTATCGGGACCGATAATACTACAAACGACATTTCTACGTTAATAATTTCTACAGACGATGCCTTTACATCAAGTCTGCAATCTGAACAAACAAGAAAAggatttgaaattaattttccagttCGTAAAAAACCAGTTACTGACTCTGACAAAATTAAAAACGAGTCTAATGACGAACTGAGGACTAATGGAAGTGATCAGCTCAAAGAATGGACAAAATCGGTGTCTTGCCAGGAGAATGATAGCCTCCTTATGGTCGAAGAAGTTGTAGAAGATAATAAGCCATTCGATTCTAAAGGTCCTTGGGTACTTAGAGAATACAAAGCGAAGGAAATGAACTACTATAGGGACATCAAATTGAATTCTCATACTCCGGTTGAGATTCTGGAACGACTCAACAAAGAGAATACGTTCAAAAGTCTACACAGTaagaagaaatttaaaaatttggaaGCTGTCCGCGCGACAACAG ATAAATTTGTAACGGAACAACTGCAGAGGCTTGTAGATAGTGAATGGAAGAGTGATGTGCATCAGGACGTGCTCGAGAAATTGAGAACGACATGTACGCCCCGAATCATGGCAAA AAATATCGTAGACTTTTTAAGCAACGAAGGAGAGAACCAACAGAGCTTGGATAAAACCCACACACCGCCTGCGCCTTTGATGACGAAATCGCAGCAAAGGATCACGGCGCTATTGGTCGACTTGGAGAAAGAATTTCTGATGATCATGGAACTAGTTCAAAGCGGCATCGAGTTTAAAATATTTAGGTTCAACCAGAAACTATGT AGATACATTGTGGTGTCGCTTGCTAGGATGTACACGGTTCTAGCACGCGTTCagaaagacagagaaaga TATTCACTTCTTGGCCAGAGGTATTGCCATCTAACGATATCACTCAAG AATATTTGCCAAAATGTATCGCGCATCTTATCCTGTCGATGA